aatttattttatgatattttaagTTAGGAGTCAAACAAGAAATTCAATACTCCATAAAAGATCTTTTTGAATGATGAATGTATTTCTTGAACAATAATATCAATGTTtcgataaatttatataatacataagaGGTTCCTTCTATAGTGCGGATGAGTCAGAGATATATAGCAGTAAGTAAATGACAAACGGAGTTTGTTAACGAGGTATGTTTCCTATTTTCCGGGACATTGTCCATTATTCGAATTCACTAGAATGAGAAAGCAAATTACAACCAATTCGCAAACGCGTAATACAAGCACAACCCTCTTGAATCACCGCTCTCTTCTATAACATGAACTCTTCAAGGTTAACCAACCTTGAGCTAAACTCCCCCAGAGTCTAGGCTTCAACCTCCAAGTCTCTGAAGGTACGTCACCAAGTACTTCACCCAAGTACGTCACCGAGTACGTCAGAACCTAACGCACGGATACCAACGAGCACGCCAACACCAGCGTACAGATTGATCACCACACCACAACGGACAACTCCGCAACACGTAACGCCAGCACCAACGTCACAACACCAAGTACAACAGAACACTTCGTCAGACACTACGTCAGACACTCCGTCAGACACTCACCAAGAACACAATGAAACTTTCTCTCGCTTTAATCTTTGGGTGCTGTTTTTCTCATAAGGGCACGTCCCTCCTTATATATAAACCGCAGACTTGCTCTCCAAGTTTATTAAATGCACCTTAATGAACTTCCATTCCCATATAAGGAAACTTTCTATTTCTCTCCAAGTAACACTTCTTCTCCAAGCAAAGTCTCTTTGCTTAATGGAAAACGTCATTTGTCTTCAACAAGATATTCTCTTTCCTTTTCCAATCTCCACTTACACACGCAATCACCTTAGACAATCTCCTTGTAAGCAACTTCTCCACTCGACGTCCTGCCGTATGTCTTGACACGCGTCTTGACACACCTTCTGATGTACATCACgaactacatctgaacctctctGGAAATATCATCTACAATCTCCCCCTTTTTTATTATGCATATGTGAACTCAACAACTCATGCATGAAGCAGCATCTTCAATCTTCCCCTTTGAGTCACATCATGGTCAAAAACTAATATGAAGATGATCGCCATCCTCCATACTGAGGATAGAAACTCATTCCACCATCTCCATAATGACCAGATCTTCCAGACCACGTATCCATGAGCCTTATCCCTCCATGATTAGCTTTATGACCAGAATTAAGCCCACCACACTGAACATGACCTTCAGCTTCACAATAACATACTGGATTATGAAACCTCATACCATATGTTTGCTTCATCTGATGTTTCTCCCTCAACAGCTTGAAACACCTTGGCCTAATATGACCACGAACTCCACAATGATGACAAACAGGAACACAAGCTCGTCGAGGTGCACTCTGCACTTCTAGAGTTTTCCTTGTAGCAGTTGCACCCCTTGCAGCAGTCGCTGTCGCAGCCCTTGCAGCAGTCGCTGTCGCAGCCCTTGCAGCAGTTACTTCACCAGTCCTTGGACAGTCACAGTAGAAGCCTTTATTGCAGTCGCAGTAGCAGTCGCAACCTTCACATCATCAGTAGCAGCTTTACCATCTGTTACAGTTCCTCTTGAACTCTTAACAGCTGGTTTTGTAGCATATGTCGCTACGTTCTCTCGCTACGTTCTCTGTTGTACCAGTAGACACAAAAACACATTCACCTTTAGAAGATTTACCCTTGAACCCGAGACCACACCGATCACTTTGCCCAATGCTGAGAAGATGATCCAACTGATCTGTACCAGTATTAAGCATCCTCAGACCTTTCTGAGTTTCTTCAAGTTGAACTCTAGCTtgtcttgcttcttcttcttctttcactgAAGCATGTTTCAAAGCTTCACCAATCTGAGCCTCTAGCTTGACTTTCTCCTTAGCCAAAATAGAATTATCCTCAACCATTGTGCATACAATGTCTCATACTTTTTAGCCAGATCGAAACCCTTAGCATCATCCTCACTTCCAGCAGCATCATCATCTCCACGTGTAGACCCTGACACAGATGATGACACAGACGATGACACAGATTCCACCGCAGACTTCTTCACAGAACCCAAGGTTGTAAACGCCATAAAGTTCTTCAGATTCTCACCATGATCTGAATCAGTATCAGAGTCACTCTTATTATTCCTCTTCTTATCGTGCCTCTGCAAATTTGGACATTCCAACCGAGCATGTCCAATCCCATTGCACTCATAGCATCGTAGCTTTGATGGTGATCTTCTCGAACCACCTCTTTTTCCATTGTCTCTTATGTCTCACTGTTGCTTCAGATACTCAGCAAGATTTCTTGACAGCATCGCCATAGAATCTTCAGAAGGTGAGACTTTAAAAACAACACCAATAGGATCTTCCGTCTCCTTATCCTTATCCTTCTTCTTATCTTTATCTCCATACAGCTTGCTCAACTCAAAGGCTTGGAGAATCccaacaaactcatcaaaagcCATTTCATCCAGATTATGAGCTACTTCTACAACAAAAATCTTTGACTCAAACTTCACTAGCAGCGACCTCTTCAATTTCTTCACCAGCTTCTTGTCCTTGAACTGCTTCCCAAGCGCAAAGCACTCATTAGATATGTCACACAACTTGGCACTAAACTGAGCCACAATTTCTTCTTCATCCATCCTTAGATTTTCAAATCTAGATGCTAACATATCCAGCTTGGTTCGCTTGACACTTGAAGTCTCAAACATGTTCTCCAATGTCTTCCACACCTTATGAGCTGACACACATTGAGAAATCAGCTTGAAGTAGCTCGCATCAATAGCATTGTAGATCGCTGTCTTCACCTTAGAATTGAAGCTTGAAGCCTTCTTCTCTGCAGCAGTCCACTTCTCTATCGGCTTAAGAACTTCAACCTTCTCATCATCAAGTATCACATGAGGACTCCAACCATTCTCAATTATACTCCAACACTCTTCATCAAGACCACTAATGAAGGCTTGCATACGGAACTTCCAATATCCATAATTAGATGAATCAAGCCTCGGTATCCCTCCATCAAGACGGGTTTCCAAACTCTGTCGTACTTCCTGACGCAGTCTCTGTCACTCACCCTGATATACTCGAAACTAGTCGTTAACTCTATCGagccccgctctgataccacttgtaagtGTTGATGAGTCAGAGATATATAGCAGTAAGTAAATGACACACAGAGTTTGTTAACGAGGTTCGTTTCCTATTCCCCGAGACCTTGTCCAGTATTCGAATTCACTAGAATGAGAAAGCAAATTACAACCAATTCGCAAACGCGTAATACAAGCACAACCCTCTTGAATCACCGCTCTCTTCTATAACATGAACTCTTCAATGTTAACCAACCTTGAGCCAAACTCCCCCTGATTCTAGGCTTCAACCTCCAAGTCTCTGAAGGTACGTCACCAAGTACTTCACCCAAGTACGTCACTGAGTACGTCAGAACTTTACGCACACCAAGGATACCAACGAGCACGCCAACACTAACGTACATATTGATCACCACACCACAACGGACAACTCCACTACACGTAACGCCAGCACCAACGTCACAACACCAAGTACAACGGAACACTCCGCCAGACACTACGTCAGACACTCCGTCAAACACTCACCAAGAACACAATGAAACTTTCTCTCACTTTAATCTTTGGGTGCTGTTTTTCTCATAAGGGCACATCCCTCCTTATATATAAACCGTAGACTTGCTCTCCAAGTTCATTAAATACACCTTAATGAACTTCCATTCCCATATAAAAAAACTTCTTATTCCTCTCCAAGTAACACTTTTTCTCCAATCAAAGCCTCATTGTTTAATGGAAAAAGTCATTTGTCTTCAACAAGATATTTTTCTTTccgttgtcaaaaaaaaaaagatattctctttctttttccaaTCTCAACTTACACACGCAATCACCTTAGACAATCTCTTGTAAGCAACTTCTTCACTCGACGTCCTGTCGTACATCTTGACATACGTCTTGACATACCTTCTGATGTACATCACGAACTACATCAGAATCTCTCTGGAAATATCATCTAcaccttctttctcttctttctttcttgttgGTTCATAAAATACCTTAGGAGGTGAAAAATGACATAAttcaaatgaaaaatataaatgtaaagaATGTGACACATCCATTATTCTACCACCCTACATATAAACGGAGTCCTATACGACTTGATTTGGCGTTTGAAACAAGCATAATCAGCTTTAAATCCAACAAGTATATGTGGATAACATTATAGCTAATTACCTTTTTCAGGAAACTTCTCTCTATTCATAGACGCCTCAAAACAATATTCTCCAAAATCAATATGCATGATATGGAAAGATGGGCGTGTTAGGTTTATGCTTGGGGCTATCTTCTCAATGTTGAATTGGCCAAACTTAGATACATTCATCAATAAGTCCAGAATTGAATATGTTTAAATCATCGTCGAGTAAAGGGAGATCTGGAAAAGGCAAATACTAAAACAATCCCAATAAACTTATAAAACATGTTGTTTATCCATTATTAtcgttatattttactaattaaaaaagttttattttactAACTAGTTTAATTCTTCTATTGAAATATAATTCAGATAATAATTGTGGTGTAATGTTGGGGCTATAAGCATCGGTGAGAGGTAATTTTGAGTCACATGctaaatttgttttgaaattgtagatatatattgaaaacatttgcAACTAAACTTAAATTAACTGAAGATAGGGAAATAGACACTATACTAAGAATATAATTATTAACTACTAGTCATTAATCGTTAAATGATAGTTTGGCCGAGTGGTCTAAGGCGCCAGATTTAGGCTCTGGTCCGAAAGGGCGTGGGTTCAAATACCACAGCTGTCATAACATTTTGATTTTTGTGTTGATCGTCGTTAGTGACCAAACCACTGATTTCTTGCACATCACTCAAGTCAAACCTAATTACACATCGATATATGAAAAACAAGGtactttaaaacttttattacgGCCTATGTTATTTCCtcattgaatgttttttttttttttttgtaacagctCATTGAATGTTTCAAAATCTTAAAACAAGAactctatatatatagactAATATTTTTTCGAACAACAATGTTACAATTTTAttccttttaaatatttttcattgtttttgattgatttctttattctttattctttaattttgattttctttgtCTTCACCTTTTTTTTATTAGCAAGATAATCTATTCATCACAACCATTGATCTCCACCATCCAACTCTTCTTATCTTCAACAATGCCCATCTGAATATTGGTTAACATCAAGTGAAGCTTGGTAGATAATGCTTCTTCTCCTGTCCTGTATTTTATCCTGCGGTCAAAAATAGATAtgaacaaaaatcaaacattaaGTAACCCTAGAGTTGGAAAGATTGAAGAACTAATGAAAGGGTATTGTAAGTTATATCATCAAAAACTATTTACTTCTTGTCATGAAAGGTCACGGTTTCAACAGCTTTGACGACCATTGCAGTCCCTGTGCAGAAAACTTCTTCTGCCTCTAATAGCTCCTCCACTGAAACATCACGTTCTTGAACCTGTGGTACATTTTGAAATAACAATCCATGAATCTTGAATACGCGAATACTTGATAgtgtattatatataatatatatagagagttGGAACCTGGTAGCCGATATCACGTGCTAGTTCGCTTATGCTTTTCCTTGTGATTCCTGGTAAAATGGTTCCTGAAGTTGGTGGAGTAGAGACAATATTTCCCTATAAAAACCGTTGATTACTAATGAGCTTATGCACAAGTATAATCTAAAGGTTGggaacttatatatatatatattagttttgaaTGTTCTTTACCTTGGTAATGAAGATATTACATGTAGAAACCTCTTCAATGTTTCTGCCAGTTGCTGCGTCCAGGAACAAGATATCAGAGAAACCTGATGATTTTGCTTCGAACAAAGGTTTCACAACCTTTTTCAGCAAGAAAAGAAAACTGATTAGATATGTaaagaggaaaataaaaaaatcactcCATTAATAACTTGGCGCCTTATGTATTTATTTCTGATGTTTCTTACTGGAGAATAATTTGTGCAGCTCTTCACACCGCCAGTTCCACCAGTATGGGCACGGCGATACGTATGATCAACTATAAGGTTCAAGCCTGAGCTTGCCTACAAAGTTAACAGTCTCAGTTTGTAAGTGCTATAGCCTATAGTCAGGCCCGGCTTAATTTTTGAGTGGGCCTTGTGCAAGTTCTAACTTTTCAGAAGAGTAATTTGCAAAATAGAACCCTAATTCTACAAATTTGGACCTTAAATTCTAACTaaatttatcttaatttttggTGGACTCTGTGCAAATGTGTCTTGTGCACATGGCAAGAGCCGGCACTCCCTATAGTGCATATGGTTCCACAAAAAGAATAACTTTATCGATGTTTAGAGTCCATTTTTGTTCCTTACACTATTTACcaattcatttctattttttcttctataatagAGGTCCTCTAAAATAAAGATGGGTGTTGACTCCAATGTGTTTTTCTATAAtagaaaaatgttatattttcaaaatgagTTGGGTTGAATTCTCttgcaaaatattatttttgtttcaaaatgatgtatattttagatttttcacacatattaataaaatatattacgtTTGAGTATTAAATTcatgttattttattatatatttcctATAATTCTAAACCAAAAAGAATTTAgtaaatgcaattttttttaaagtttacaattaatgattattaaTTGACTGAAAatgcattaaaaatattaaacatgtatcttttttaaacaattttttttctaaaacattcaTAAAGATGGAACAGAGAGAAGATTTACATATATTCGATAAACATTTAGCTGTTAGAACTGATCAACATTTATTCGATCAGTTGTTAGAGGGAGTTTGCTACACAGAGTATTTGAATAACAAAAAGCCTCACCGTATGGTAATTTCCAACAGGAGATGCGTACATGAGGAATGTATATTCAGGTGCTGAAGCTATTCCAAGGACAGCACCAGTACCTATGAGTAGAGGCCTAATATACAAAGATCCTTTACCAGGAGGAGGAACCTATAGCCCAAAAACCGTAAAACACTTTAGCTACATATAAAGATCAATATTAACAAGTGGTTTTATGGAAATAGAGAGCTTAGTTACCCATTTCTTGTTGGCAAGCACAGTTTTCTTAACTGCTTGGACGAACTGGTCGGAAGAAGGAGATGTCATACAAAGCCTGTCTGCACCAGTTTGCATACGAAAAGCGTTTTGGTCAGGCCGGAAGAGTGTGATCCGTCCGTCTTCAGTCCTGTAAGCCTTGAGCCCTTCAAATAGTCCCTACAAATTACACAAAGCCAATCAAGTTAAATGATTTCTCTCAAGACTATTATGTGAACACTAACACTACAATGTTTTGCTTATAGAAGAATTTAATAAGATAAAAATGAACATAACCGAGTTCATAAGGAAAATATGTGAAAACGAAAGTTTTAACTTTGATTAAAGGGTTTACttcttatatttaattatttattg
The window above is part of the Brassica napus cultivar Da-Ae chromosome C3, Da-Ae, whole genome shotgun sequence genome. Proteins encoded here:
- the LOC106383412 gene encoding uncharacterized protein LOC106383412, whose product is MEKERHDKKRNNKSDSDTDSDHGENLKNFMAFTTLGSVKKSAVESVSSSVSSSVSGSTRGDDDAAGSEDDAKGFDLEKVKLEAQIGEALKHASVKEEEEARQARVQLEETQKGLRMLNTGTDQLDHLLSIGQSDRCGLGFKGKSSKGECVFVSTGCDCYCDCNKGFYCDCPRTGEVTAARAATATAARAATATAARGATATRKTLEVQSAPRRACVPVCHHCGVRGHIRPRCFKLLREKHQMKQTYGMRFHNPVCYCEAEGHVQCGGLNSGHKANHGGIRLMDTWSGRSGHYGDGGMSFYPQYGGWRSSSY
- the LOC106385095 gene encoding putative branched-chain-amino-acid aminotransferase 7, with the translated sequence MEFVYQTSEWDSKGLFVIIPIKKQVLTVKSFSKNINPPKLGTPSCSLCLHLSKMAPSVPHSSSVPLLTSEANEKYANVNWEELGFSLIPTDYMYMSKCKQGESFSEGEIVPYGDIPISPCAGILNYGQGLFEGLKAYRTEDGRITLFRPDQNAFRMQTGADRLCMTSPSSDQFVQAVKKTVLANKKWVPPPGKGSLYIRPLLIGTGAVLGIASAPEYTFLMYASPVGNYHTASSGLNLIVDHTYRRAHTGGTGGVKSCTNYSPVVKPLFEAKSSGFSDILFLDAATGRNIEEVSTCNIFITKGNIVSTPPTSGTILPGITRKSISELARDIGYQVQERDVSVEELLEAEEVFCTGTAMVVKAVETVTFHDKKIKYRTGEEALSTKLHLMLTNIQMGIVEDKKSWMVEINGCDE